A stretch of Manis javanica isolate MJ-LG chromosome 1, MJ_LKY, whole genome shotgun sequence DNA encodes these proteins:
- the ERLEC1 gene encoding endoplasmic reticulum lectin 1 isoform X2 — protein sequence MEEGGGGARSLVPGGPVLLVLCGLLEASGGGRALPQLSDDIPFRVSWPGTEFSLPTTGVLYKEDNYVIMTTTHKEKYKCILPLVTSGDEEEEKDYKGPNPRELLEPLFKQSSCSYRIESYWTYEVCHGKHIRQYHEEKESGQKVNIHEYYLGNMLAKNLLSEKEQEAEEKEKSKEIPTKNIEGQMTPYYPVGMGNGTPCSLKQNRPRSSTVMYICHPESKHEILSVAEVTTCEYEVVILTPLLCSHPKYRFRASPVNDIFCQSLPGSPFKPLTLRQLEQQEEILRVPFRRNKEEDLQSTKEERFPAIHKPIAVGSQPLLTVGTTHISKLTDDQLIKEFLSGSYCFHGDKDSGKTSVVVGTWSQEEHIEWAKKNTARAYHLQDDGTQTVRMVSHFYGNGDICDITDKPRQVTVKLKCKESDSPHAVTVYMLEPHSCQYILGVESPVICKILDTADENGLLSLPN from the exons ATGGAGGAAGGAGGCGGTGGCGCGCGGAGTCTGGTCCCGGGCGGGCCAGTGTTACTGGTCCTCTGCGGTCTCTTAGAGGCGTCCGGCGGCGGCCGAGCGCTCCCCCAGCTCAGCGATGACATCCCTTTCCGAGTCAGCTGGCCCGGCACCGAGTTCTCTCTG CCTACAACTGGAGTTTTATATAAAGAAGATAATTATGTCATCATGACAACtacacataaagaaaaatataaatgtattcttCCCCTTGTGACAAGTGGGGATGAG gaagaagaaaaggattaTAAAGGCCCTAATCCAAGAGAGCTATTGGAGCCACTATTTAAACAAAGCAGTTGTTCCTACAGA ATTGAGTCTTATTGGACTTACGAAGTGTGTCACGGAAAACACATTCGTCAGTACcatgaagagaaagaaagtggTCAG aaagtaAATATTCACGAGTACTATCTTGGAAATATGTTGGCTAAGAACCTTCTATCTGAAAAAG AACAAgaggcagaagaaaaggaaaaatcaaaagag ATTCCCACTAAAAATATCGAAGGTCAGATGACACCCTACTATCCGGTGGGAATGGGAAATGGTACACCTTGTAGTTTGAAACAGAACCGGCCCAGATCAAGTACTGTGATGTACATATGTCATCCTGAATCTAAGCATGAAATTCTTTCAGTTGCTGAAGTTACAACTTGTGAATATGAAGTTGTCATTTTGACACCACTCTTGTGCAGTCATCCCAAATATAG ATTCAGAGCCTCTCCTGTGAATGACATATTTTGCCAATCACTGCCAGGATCACCATTTAAACCTCTAACCCTGAGACAGTTGGAACAGCAGGAAGAAATACTAAGAGTCCCTTTTAGGAGAAATAAAGAG GAAGATCTGCAGTCAACTAAAGAAGAAAGATTTCCAGCAATCCACAAACCCATTGCTGTTGGTTCTCAGCCATTGCTTACTGTTGGAACAACCCACATATCCAAACTGACAGATGACCAACTCATAAAGGAGTTCCTTAGCGGTTCTTACTGTTTTCACGGG GATAAGGATAGTGGGAAAACCTCTGTGGTTGTGGGGACATGGAGCCAAGAAGAGCATATTGAATGGGCTAAGAAGAATACTGCTAGAGCCTATCACCTTCAAGACGATGGTACCCAGACAGTCAg GATGGTGTCACATTTTTATGGTAATGGAGATATTTGTGATATAACTGACAAGCCAAGACAGGTGACTGTAAAACTAAA GTGTAAAGAATCAGATTCCCCTCATGCTGTTACTGTATATATGCTAGAGCCTCACTCCTGTCAGTATATCCTTGGG GTTGAATCACCAGTAATCTGTAAAATCTTAGATACAGCAGATGAAAATGGACTTCTTTCTCTCCCCAACTAA
- the ERLEC1 gene encoding endoplasmic reticulum lectin 1 isoform X1 codes for MEEGGGGARSLVPGGPVLLVLCGLLEASGGGRALPQLSDDIPFRVSWPGTEFSLPTTGVLYKEDNYVIMTTTHKEKYKCILPLVTSGDEEEEKDYKGPNPRELLEPLFKQSSCSYRIESYWTYEVCHGKHIRQYHEEKESGQKVNIHEYYLGNMLAKNLLSEKEQEAEEKEKSKEIPTKNIEGQMTPYYPVGMGNGTPCSLKQNRPRSSTVMYICHPESKHEILSVAEVTTCEYEVVILTPLLCSHPKYRFRASPVNDIFCQSLPGSPFKPLTLRQLEQQEEILRVPFRRNKEEDLQSTKEERFPAIHKPIAVGSQPLLTVGTTHISKLTDDQLIKEFLSGSYCFHGGVGWWKYEFCYGKHVHQYHEDKDSGKTSVVVGTWSQEEHIEWAKKNTARAYHLQDDGTQTVRMVSHFYGNGDICDITDKPRQVTVKLKCKESDSPHAVTVYMLEPHSCQYILGVESPVICKILDTADENGLLSLPN; via the exons ATGGAGGAAGGAGGCGGTGGCGCGCGGAGTCTGGTCCCGGGCGGGCCAGTGTTACTGGTCCTCTGCGGTCTCTTAGAGGCGTCCGGCGGCGGCCGAGCGCTCCCCCAGCTCAGCGATGACATCCCTTTCCGAGTCAGCTGGCCCGGCACCGAGTTCTCTCTG CCTACAACTGGAGTTTTATATAAAGAAGATAATTATGTCATCATGACAACtacacataaagaaaaatataaatgtattcttCCCCTTGTGACAAGTGGGGATGAG gaagaagaaaaggattaTAAAGGCCCTAATCCAAGAGAGCTATTGGAGCCACTATTTAAACAAAGCAGTTGTTCCTACAGA ATTGAGTCTTATTGGACTTACGAAGTGTGTCACGGAAAACACATTCGTCAGTACcatgaagagaaagaaagtggTCAG aaagtaAATATTCACGAGTACTATCTTGGAAATATGTTGGCTAAGAACCTTCTATCTGAAAAAG AACAAgaggcagaagaaaaggaaaaatcaaaagag ATTCCCACTAAAAATATCGAAGGTCAGATGACACCCTACTATCCGGTGGGAATGGGAAATGGTACACCTTGTAGTTTGAAACAGAACCGGCCCAGATCAAGTACTGTGATGTACATATGTCATCCTGAATCTAAGCATGAAATTCTTTCAGTTGCTGAAGTTACAACTTGTGAATATGAAGTTGTCATTTTGACACCACTCTTGTGCAGTCATCCCAAATATAG ATTCAGAGCCTCTCCTGTGAATGACATATTTTGCCAATCACTGCCAGGATCACCATTTAAACCTCTAACCCTGAGACAGTTGGAACAGCAGGAAGAAATACTAAGAGTCCCTTTTAGGAGAAATAAAGAG GAAGATCTGCAGTCAACTAAAGAAGAAAGATTTCCAGCAATCCACAAACCCATTGCTGTTGGTTCTCAGCCATTGCTTACTGTTGGAACAACCCACATATCCAAACTGACAGATGACCAACTCATAAAGGAGTTCCTTAGCGGTTCTTACTGTTTTCACGGG GGTGTTGGTTGGTGGAAATATGAATTCTGCTATGGCAAACATGTACATCAATACCATGAG GATAAGGATAGTGGGAAAACCTCTGTGGTTGTGGGGACATGGAGCCAAGAAGAGCATATTGAATGGGCTAAGAAGAATACTGCTAGAGCCTATCACCTTCAAGACGATGGTACCCAGACAGTCAg GATGGTGTCACATTTTTATGGTAATGGAGATATTTGTGATATAACTGACAAGCCAAGACAGGTGACTGTAAAACTAAA GTGTAAAGAATCAGATTCCCCTCATGCTGTTACTGTATATATGCTAGAGCCTCACTCCTGTCAGTATATCCTTGGG GTTGAATCACCAGTAATCTGTAAAATCTTAGATACAGCAGATGAAAATGGACTTCTTTCTCTCCCCAACTAA
- the GPR75 gene encoding probable G-protein coupled receptor 75 codes for MNSTDRLQGAPNATLLHVPHSRGENSSALQEDLQDLIHTATLVTCTFLLTIIFCLGSYGNVIVFLSFFDPAFRKFRTNFDFMILNLSFCDLFICGVTAPMFTFVLFFGSASSIPDAFCFAFHLTSSGFIIMSLKTVAVIALHRLRMVLGKQPNRTASFPCTLLLTLLLWAASFTLATLATLKTSKSRLCLPMSSLIAEEGKAILSLYVVDFTFCVAVVSVSYIMIAQTLRKNVQVRKCPSVITVDASRPQPFMGVPVKGGGDPIQCTMPALYRNQNYNKLQHVQIHGYTKSLKQLPTPAASRLQLVSAVNLSTAKDSKAVVTCVVIVLSVLVCCLPMGISLVQVVLSSSGSFILYQFELFGFTLIFFKSGLNPFIYSRNSAGLRRKVLWCLQYISLGFFCCKQKTRLRAIGKGNLEVNRNKSSHHETNSVYMLSPKPQKKFVDQACGPSHSKESVVSPRISAGYQHCGQSSSTPINTRIEPYYSIYNSSPSREESLPHNLQPVNSFGFANSYIAMHYHTTNDVVQEYDSTSAKHIPVPSV; via the coding sequence ATGAACTCAACGGACCGCCTGCAGGGTGCGCCCAACGCCACCCTGCTGCATGTGCCTCACTCCCGGGGAGAAAACAGCTCTGCGCTCCAGGAGGACCTGCAGGACCTCATCCATACAGCCACCTTGGTAACCTGTACTTTTCTACTCACCATTATCTTCTGCCTGGGCTCTTATGGCAACGTCATCGTCTTCTTGTCCTTCTTTGATCCCGCCTTCAGGAAATTCAGAACCAACTTTGATTTCATGATCCTGAACTTGTCCTTCTGTGACCTTTTCATCTGTGGAGTGACAGCCCCCATGTtcacctttgttttgtttttcggCTCAGCCAGTAGCATACCCGATGCTTTCTGCTTCGCCTTCCATCTCACTAGCTCAGGTTTCATCATCATGTCCCTCAAGACAGTGGCCGTGATTGCCCTGCACCGGCTCCGCATGGTATTGGGGAAGCAGCCTAATCGCACGGCCTCCTTTCCCTGTACCTTACTTCTAACTCTGCTTCTATGGGCCGCCAGTTTCACTCTGGCCACCTTGGCCACCCTGAAAACCAGCAAGTCCCGCCTCTGCCTTCCCATGTCCAGTCTTATTGCTGAAGAAGGGAAAGCCATCCTGTCCCTCTATGTGGTCGACTTCACCTTTTGTGTTGCTGTGGTATCTGTCTCTTATATCATGATTGCTCAGACCCTGCGAAAAAATGTTCAAGTCAGAAAGTGCCCCTCTGTAATCACAGTTGATGCTTCCAGACCACAGCCTTTCATGGGAGTCCCTGTGAAGGGAGGTGGAGACCCCATCCAGTGTACCATGCCGGCTCTGTACAGGAACCAGAATTACAACAAACTGCAGCATGTTCAGATCCATGGATACACCAAGAGTCTCAAGCAGCTACCAACCCCTGCAGCCAGCCGGCTGCAGCTGGTGTCAGCTGTCAATCTCTCCACAGCTAAGGATTCCAAAGCAGTGGTCACCTGTGTGGTCATCGTGCTGTCGGTTCTGGTGTGCTGTCTTCCCATGGGGATTTCCTTGGTGCAGGTGGTTCTGTCCAGCAGTGGGAGCTTCATCCTTTACCAGTTTGAACTGTTTGGATTTACCCTGATATTTTTCAAGTCAGGATTAAACCCTTTTATATATTCTCGGAACAGCGCAGGGTTGAGAAGGAAAGTGCTCTGGTGCCTCCAGTACATAAGTCTGGGTTTTTTCTGCTGCAAACAGAAGACTCGACTTCGAGCCATTGGAAAAGGGAACCTCGAAGTCAACAGAAACAAGTCCTCCCATCATGAAACAAACTCTGTCTACATGTTGTCTCCAAAGCCCCAGAAGAAATTTGTGGACCAGGCTTGTGGGCCAAGTCATTCAAAGGAAAGTGTGGTCAGTCCCAGGATCTCTGCTGGATATCAACACTGTGGTCAGAGCAGCTCAACTCCCATCAACACTCGGATTGAACCGTACTACAGCATCTATAACAGCAGTCCATCCCGGGAAGAGAGCCTCCCACATAACTTACAGCCAGTAAACTCTTTTGGATTTGCCAATTCATATATTGCCATGCATTATCATACCACTAATGATGTAGTGCAAGAATATGATAGCACTTCAGCCAAGCACATTCCAGTCCCCTCTGTTTAG